Proteins found in one Massilia sp. H6 genomic segment:
- a CDS encoding DUF1565 domain-containing protein, with amino-acid sequence MKKFVSVVSNVRTNQLLCLAALLAAGGNVVAGTTVEPAYDSPAQITKSSAQAAADMAEAASATATAAAAAVRPAAVSTGRHLYVATTGSDSNPGTQARPLKTIARADALARAGYTIHVAPGIYRVAAPSTGSVGIRTVKSGTASARIKFVSDVKWGAKIVFSGKGMAWNSKGAYVDIDGFDISGTGRIGILAEGGKENITRNFIHDLTVTGGCNGGGGAAIDAWGPGGGAVIDSNVVRNIGLQWVAGRTCNTVQGIYVTNQNNRISNNIISGVAAVGINSWHGATASTIVNNTVFNSKMGIVIGHGDSGATSAGTSNNFVANNLVYRNAYGITEMGKVGTNNRYPNNLVFNTGRSWLVKGTVTGTVAAEPQFVNYQASGTGNYRLKSNSPAINKGTATRAPATDIAGVARPRGGAIDIGAYEF; translated from the coding sequence ATGAAAAAATTCGTTTCCGTAGTCTCGAATGTTCGCACCAACCAACTGCTGTGCCTCGCGGCATTGCTCGCCGCAGGCGGCAACGTCGTCGCCGGCACCACCGTCGAGCCAGCTTACGATTCCCCGGCCCAGATCACCAAGTCGAGCGCGCAGGCTGCCGCCGACATGGCAGAAGCTGCGTCCGCCACCGCGACTGCGGCCGCAGCGGCCGTGCGCCCTGCAGCCGTCAGCACCGGCCGCCACCTGTACGTCGCTACCACCGGTTCGGATTCGAACCCTGGCACCCAGGCCCGTCCGCTCAAGACCATTGCCCGCGCCGATGCACTGGCCCGCGCCGGCTATACCATCCACGTCGCGCCAGGCATCTACAGGGTTGCTGCGCCGTCGACCGGCAGCGTCGGCATCCGCACCGTCAAGAGCGGCACCGCCAGCGCCCGCATCAAGTTCGTCTCGGACGTGAAATGGGGCGCCAAGATCGTCTTCTCGGGCAAGGGCATGGCCTGGAACTCGAAAGGTGCCTACGTCGACATCGACGGTTTCGATATTTCCGGCACCGGCCGTATCGGCATCCTGGCCGAAGGCGGCAAGGAAAACATCACCCGCAACTTCATCCACGACCTGACCGTCACCGGCGGCTGCAATGGCGGCGGCGGCGCGGCGATTGATGCCTGGGGTCCGGGCGGCGGCGCGGTCATCGATTCGAACGTAGTGCGCAATATCGGCCTGCAATGGGTCGCCGGCCGCACCTGCAACACCGTGCAGGGCATCTATGTCACCAACCAGAACAACCGGATCTCGAACAACATAATTTCGGGCGTGGCGGCAGTGGGCATCAACAGCTGGCATGGTGCGACGGCTTCCACGATCGTCAACAATACGGTCTTCAATTCGAAGATGGGCATCGTGATCGGCCATGGCGACAGCGGTGCGACCTCTGCCGGCACCAGCAACAACTTCGTGGCCAACAACCTGGTCTACCGTAACGCCTACGGCATTACCGAGATGGGCAAGGTCGGCACCAATAACCGTTATCCGAACAACCTGGTGTTCAATACCGGCCGCAGCTGGCTCGTCAAGGGTACCGTCACCGGCACCGTGGCTGCCGAGCCGCAGTTCGTTAATTACCAGGCCAGCGGTACCGGCAACTACCGACTCAAGAGCAACTCGCCTGCAATCAACAAGGGCACTGCGACCCGCGCACCGGCCACTGACATCGCTGGCGTGGCGCGTCCTCGCGGCGGTGCCATCGACATCGGCGCCTACGAGTTCTAA
- a CDS encoding SDR family oxidoreductase, translating to MNTIAVIGATGEVGFRLVQALHSSYRIVAIVRNLGKRDFSCYPDVEVRYVADISKVEDLALSLVGCDAIVNTGYIWFAEFIHKAVLESQAQVRHIVFTGSTGIFTRLPSPSADRKLRAEAFIQEHYRFPWTIIRPTMIYGHKDDRNISRLVQAVARYPLMPLIGSGSNLIQPVLIHDLVKAYGTALFNARCYNKSYNIGGSKAYSNRELIACAAASLGRRARLVPLPAALVRCGVALLSVIGLSPISREQVQRFQEDKHIDLKAFITDFNYVPHDFEHGIEYLVHDLKAHGQLR from the coding sequence ATGAATACCATTGCAGTAATCGGAGCAACGGGCGAAGTTGGATTCAGACTGGTTCAGGCCCTGCATTCGTCCTACCGTATCGTCGCTATCGTGCGCAACCTGGGCAAGCGCGATTTCAGCTGTTATCCCGACGTGGAAGTTCGCTACGTGGCCGACATATCGAAGGTCGAGGATCTGGCATTGTCGCTCGTTGGCTGCGATGCAATTGTGAATACAGGCTACATCTGGTTCGCCGAATTCATACACAAGGCGGTTCTTGAAAGCCAGGCGCAGGTTCGCCATATCGTGTTCACTGGGTCGACCGGAATTTTTACCCGCCTGCCTTCGCCAAGCGCCGATCGCAAACTCAGGGCCGAGGCATTCATTCAAGAACACTACCGCTTTCCCTGGACGATCATTCGGCCAACGATGATCTACGGCCATAAAGATGACCGTAATATCTCGAGGCTGGTACAGGCAGTTGCACGCTATCCGCTGATGCCCTTGATCGGTTCTGGGAGCAACCTTATCCAGCCAGTCCTGATCCACGACCTCGTCAAGGCATATGGCACAGCGTTGTTCAACGCCAGGTGCTATAACAAGTCGTACAACATTGGCGGTAGCAAGGCTTATTCGAATCGCGAGCTGATCGCATGCGCTGCCGCCAGCCTGGGCCGGCGGGCCAGGCTGGTACCACTTCCTGCAGCGCTTGTACGCTGCGGCGTAGCCTTGCTGTCGGTGATCGGTTTGAGCCCCATCTCAAGGGAACAGGTGCAGCGTTTCCAGGAAGACAAACACATCGACCTCAAAGCCTTCATCACCGACTTCAACTACGTGCCTCACGATTTCGAGCACGGCATCGAGTACCTGGTGCACGACTTGAAAGCGCATGGCCAACTCCGCTGA
- a CDS encoding acyltransferase, producing MRSLTMPKLTFQSQGQIGDDYWHSILISVLRGLAAFVVAAAHLRAEMYPGLRTVTDPSLWFQGFAFVTGFAHQAVLVFFLISGWLVGGSLLSKIGQPGVLTNYAIDRASRLWTVLVPTFGLTLLLGLGTGVLVPGSIDFSGANEFSALSFAGNLFGLQGVVLTNFGGNYALWSLANETWYYVLFPLLVVLFTARRARSRLASGAMLALLATLLPLPILLYFSIWLLGVAFSRVRIECSTALRCAWLLPLAAACSYFRLTADNDRFDQVTLGMDILLSLMFLPLLSSLQFRAAPTSKLARPLARVGTFFANFSFSLYVLHLPLIFLLKHVAGTQFGLQQLSPAEPMHFLLYLGMLAVLLVGSYLSYLLFESQTYRMRHIIKAVVQRRPAARPAGAAAASAKR from the coding sequence ATGCGCAGCCTTACCATGCCGAAGCTGACATTCCAGTCGCAAGGCCAGATCGGTGACGATTACTGGCACTCCATTCTTATCTCCGTCCTGCGCGGCCTTGCGGCATTCGTTGTGGCTGCTGCGCACCTGCGCGCAGAAATGTACCCAGGCTTGCGTACGGTCACCGATCCATCCCTGTGGTTCCAGGGCTTTGCTTTCGTCACAGGCTTTGCGCACCAGGCAGTGCTGGTGTTTTTCCTGATTAGCGGCTGGCTGGTGGGCGGCAGTCTGCTGAGCAAAATCGGACAGCCGGGCGTGTTGACCAATTATGCGATCGATCGTGCTTCGCGTTTGTGGACAGTACTGGTGCCAACCTTCGGTTTGACGCTGCTGTTGGGCCTGGGTACCGGCGTTCTTGTCCCGGGCAGCATCGATTTCTCGGGCGCCAACGAATTTTCGGCGCTGTCATTCGCGGGCAACCTGTTCGGCCTCCAGGGCGTTGTCCTGACCAACTTCGGCGGCAACTACGCTCTATGGAGCCTGGCTAACGAGACCTGGTATTACGTGCTGTTCCCACTACTGGTCGTGCTTTTTACCGCCCGCCGCGCACGCTCGCGCCTGGCCAGCGGTGCGATGTTGGCGCTGTTGGCAACGCTGTTGCCGCTTCCCATCCTCCTGTATTTCTCGATCTGGCTGCTCGGCGTAGCCTTTTCGCGCGTGAGAATCGAGTGCAGCACTGCCCTGCGTTGCGCATGGTTGCTGCCTCTCGCTGCGGCATGTTCCTATTTCCGTTTGACCGCCGACAACGATAGGTTCGATCAAGTAACGCTGGGGATGGACATTTTGCTCAGCCTGATGTTTCTGCCGTTGTTGTCCAGCCTGCAGTTTCGCGCTGCGCCGACATCGAAACTCGCGCGCCCCCTGGCCAGGGTCGGAACCTTCTTCGCTAACTTTTCGTTCAGCCTGTACGTATTGCACCTGCCGCTCATCTTCTTGCTCAAACACGTGGCGGGCACGCAATTTGGTCTGCAACAGCTCTCTCCCGCCGAACCAATGCACTTCCTGCTATATCTGGGGATGTTGGCTGTCTTACTGGTCGGATCTTACCTGTCTTATCTGCTCTTCGAATCGCAGACCTATCGCATGCGACACATCATTAAAGCGGTGGTTCAGCGCCGCCCCGCTGCACGTCCCGCTGGAGCGGCCGCGGCGTCGGCCAAGCGCTAG